A portion of the Flavobacterium magnum genome contains these proteins:
- a CDS encoding YtxH domain-containing protein: MASDRGNTIIAILAGAAIGAALGILFAPDKGSNTRGKIKDGFDDKKDELKNKFGELSEKVKSKFAATKADLESSFDDLVANVDEHTDDVIVTLENKLAELKKTAEATKNRK, encoded by the coding sequence ATGGCAAGCGACAGGGGAAATACCATTATCGCCATTTTGGCAGGAGCCGCGATAGGCGCCGCACTCGGCATTCTATTTGCGCCCGACAAAGGGTCTAATACACGCGGAAAAATAAAGGACGGATTTGATGACAAGAAAGACGAGCTTAAAAATAAGTTTGGTGAATTGTCTGAAAAAGTAAAATCCAAATTTGCCGCCACCAAGGCTGATCTCGAATCGAGTTTCGATGATCTGGTTGCGAACGTCGATGAGCATACTGACGATGTGATAGTGACGCTCGAGAATAAACTCGCCGAACTTAAGAAAACGGCAGAAGCGACCAAAAACAGGAAATAA